The sequence agcttccaaaatcttcccaagtaattatgattaatttcttaatcactgatttttggttacgggctactacactgcTCATTTGGCTTTGCTATCCCTTGCATCCAGTGATTCATGCTTATTTCGTGAAGTGTACTTGGCATCTCTTGAGCTTCTTCTTTGCTCAAACTTTTTCTTCCATCTTTCTGGGGAAGTTTGCTCATCTCTATTTGGTTTAGGACAGTCATCTATGAAGTGTCCTACTTTTCCACAGTTGAAGCAAATTCTTGGTTCTTCAAGTGCATCCTTCTTTTGAAAACTTCTCTTGTACGAACCCTCCTGATTTCTTCGAATGACTTTGCCAAATTTCTTCACAAATAGGGACATTGCATCACTGCTCAACTGTTCTGACGTCTTCTCTGGTTGAGCATGGGATTCGATTTTGACTGCAGTCAATGTCTTGGTCAGTTGAGAGGTAGACTGATCCTCCTCTCCAGTTTGCAGCTCAAATTCATAAGCCTTTAGATCTGCAAACAAATCATGTAGTTCCAATTTGTTCAGGTCTTTCGATTCTCTCATAGTCATAGTCTTTACATCCCACTCTTTGGGAAGGCCTCACATAACTTTGAGAATGACTTCTCTGTTGGGATATGTCTTTCCCAGTGCATTGAGTTCAATAACAATGCTACTGACTATTTCATCGAATTCAGACATTGATTCTCCAAGTTTCATTTTGATGGTGTAAAATCTTTGAATAGCAACAAATAGTTTATTCTCTTTAGTCTGCTCATTTCCTTCATAGAATTGAATCAGtttctcccaaatttctttCCCTGTCTTGTACGTCTTGATCTTGCTAAAAGTATTTTTGTCCAGAGTCTTGTACAAGATATCTTTTGCAACATTGTCAAGAtttgccttctttttgtcctcagcaGTGCACTCAATTCTTGGCTTTTCAATGTCTTGTGGACTTCCACCAGAAAGAGCTATAGCAGTGTTAACTTTGGTGATTGTGAGAGGTCCATCAGTGATGAcaaaccacatgtcatcatctaAGGATGATAGATGTGCTTGCATGCGTATCTTCCAATCATCAAAATCTTCTTTATAGAACGTCGAAATCTTGCTGAATGAAGTCATTTTGATACAGTGTTCAAGAGTAAGATAAgaaccttgctctgataccacttgataGGATCGGTTAAAAGCATAAAGGGGGGGTGAATAAACTTTCCGTCattcgaatttatttaagtttttagttttagaaatatataatccAACATTCGAATATTTTTCCTTTACTTATGGTTTCTATCATAACAACTCAGTTATTTATTAATTCGGTTTCAACTATGATTTAAATTAGtcaattaatatattttaaatacggCATATTATACTTTtagttaatattttattaaaacatttaattataaaatataaatgaattaaataactaaaaatcaactaaacattaaaaaaaatattcttcgTTAAGtatcatttcataaaataataatataaatatagatataaatataattattaatctaattaaatttattttttttcattagtttgattttgatatatatatatatatatattaggatCGTGAGCATGTATAGAGACAGAGGGCGTGaatacatacttaaaaatatttagagcTACAGtagctcgttcttgaaatgttcaaaaatgaACCGAGCACCGAAAGATTATATCGAGTTCagttttcaaaccaagcggaaATCACTCAAAATAATCCCTCTAAAAACCGATTAAATATTTTAGAAATCATTTGAGAAGAATGCAAGTTGAAATGATAAAAACAGTTTGGTTGAAtcattttatcaaataattagTACGcagtattttgatatttttttcaaacacaTAAAATACTTCAACAGTGCAATCCAAAACAGCAGCAACAAGTagtaaatgcaataaagaaaaagaaacgaatttgtttatggatgttcagaaataaaactcctacgtcaccccttcttcctcctcggaaggatccactagaagactttgttTTATACAACCCATTTGTACAAACCTAATCCGGTTTAGGACTTAtccactgcctaaacaagaattCCTAGCTACTTGATTGTAGGCCTCAACCTCATAATCCACATAATGTTTAACGTCTCgtatgccaagactacaaacacaatctttaatgTCTTTTTTCTAAGACTCACTCAACTAATATTTGAAGTTCATCTCTCTTGTATTTGTGTGAGTGATTGTGTGAGAGGATTTAATCCTTTTAGGTACCGTTTGGTATAAGTACAATTAGTACTTGTACCAATTATCCTATCCAATCCCGCGttcttctcgtcatattatttatccatctattaattatttattttacatcaatcaaatcattaatcatttatcttacatcaatcaaatcattgaatttaaattactatattacccttataaataatattattcatattttatttattctcaaaaaggacaaaatggtaatttatatttttaatataaaattcaatcaatcaaatccaataaactataatatatcaatcaaatcaaatactaaattaactatcattttttatttattttatattacattatattacttatccaaatattatttaTCCTATCCTCGAACCAAACGATGTCTTAAAGTGTATTTATCTCTCAAATATATCCTCACACACTGGGCTTGCTCTCATTCTAGCTAATTTCTTCAAGAAGGCTGCCCATGCTTTTGAATTTCCTTCAAAAGATTGTATTTGATCTttaatatgttgtatttatagcaTCCAAGAATGATATGAACgttagattcaagaatatgacCGTTTGAGAAGTTTTTAGACACTTTCTGATTTTGCAACAgtcatatttgagttgttggCAATTTTGTGAAGTTGTGCTGATTTTACTCTTCATCGGACTGGTTCGATTGATCTGGTCTGGCCAACTACCATGGCTACTTCATCTGATTCATCCGCCGTTTACATTTTAAACGCACTCGTCTTTGATTTTGAATCTCTATATGGGATGGACAACCCAGACATTACTACGATTTGCACAGCCCTTGAACAAATTGGGCTTCGATCCTTTTTGGATATCAAGGCTCTAGACTATTATCAAAAGGATTTGGTATCTCTATACCACCACTGTGAGATCAAGGATGACGGTCATCTTTTACTTTCTCTCGGATGACACTGTGTTCAAATCAATGAAGAATTCTTTGCCAACAACTTCAGTTTACCAACTTCAGGTACAACTGACTTCAATGCTATCTCAACCACTGATATCACTGAAATGCAAACTACATTTTTTGGTTCACCGCAATCGATATCTCTGTCCGGATTCAAGAGAGATTTAAAGCTTGAATATCAACTGCTAGCTGATATTGTTGCCAAAAGCATCCTGGAAAAAGAGGATCTTTCACCAAGTTAACTGTCGAAAAGTTCAAAGTCATGACAGCAATCATGAAAGGTGTAAAGATCAATTGGAGTAACCTTCTGTTCAACTTTTTTGTTCAAATGATGACTCCAACCAAGCAATCCTTAGGATATGTACTGCAAATCAGCCGTCTACTTGAAAATTTGGCAATTTCTCTTCAAGAAGCTTCTCAACTGCACAAGCTTCGAGTCATGAATGTTGAATATCTGACAAACTTTCACTCCAAGGAATCAACAGTTTCAGTCAACCCCAAGCCGCACAAACCAGTAGTCCAGAAACCGGCcaaaaagagaagaaatcttATTGTCCATGACAGTGAGGATACAGAAAGTGAAGAGATTGTAAAGCCTCAAACTAAGTGGACACGAACTCTACAAACAAAATCTGTCAAATCTCCAACTAAACTGATCATCTCTATGCCTTCTAAAGCAATGGATATGGCCCCCACTGAAGACACACACTCTTTTGATGAATCAGTTGAGGAACCAGTTAATCCAATAAAAACTGATCTCAAAGTCAAacaaccaatggttgttgaaCCCATCCAGAGTCTACACCCTTCTCAAGAAATCCCTGCACCCGAAGATTCCAAAGAAACTGTTAAAATTCAACAAGATTCTCTTCAATCCATTACTCTCTTGGTAGTTTTGCCTCCTGCAAGTCCTCAAGGCGGTCTTTCATCCAAATAGATAGTTGAATATACTCATTCAGGACTAGATTTGGCAACAGGCAGCTCTCAAATTGCCTCTTCTTCAGATCCTAATAGAGCTTGAAATGCAATTCAATTGCAAATAGATCTCACCATGGATGAAGTACTTGAATATGCTGAAAAACATACTGCATATATATTTGACACTTGTCATAAATACAGGACTTCTACTCTGGCTAGACAGCTGACAAAGAATAATTCCCTGCATAAATTTGTCAAACTAGAGGAAATTGTGTTGAGAATCATCAAGACTGCTGACATTCAAGAAGCCTTAGCAAGACGAAAATACTTCTATGATCTCATGAGAATAAAAAAACTTAGTCAAATTGTTGCGGAGTTTCAGGCGAATTATGATCCTTTTGCCAGAACCTCTTATGAAGATAACTCTATTTTTTCCCAACTTCAACTTGACCTCATCAATATTCAAATTGGAGTTAAGTTCTGGGAAACTACTAGCACTTTGGAGATTCCATAACCATTTGTTTGGAAGAAATACAAATCTCATTCCAAGTCTAGATCCAAACACAAGAAAAGCAAGAAGGGTCATACCACCACTGAATCTTCCAATCATTCAGTTGATCAAGCGTTCGAAGAGCTTCAAAAAGAAGCTTCAGTTACTCAAAACACACTAGACACATACATTGAGCAGCAACATCACACTTCAGGAACTGAAACTGCCCTACCTGAACTGCAATTAATGAACGTTGATGAAGTAATCTCTCACATTGAAGATGGAGCTCAACAAACTCCTATCTTGACAGACCCATCTATGGAAGAAGTTTATCCTTCAATCACTCAACCAGAAGAACTCGAAGAGCCTCAACCTCTTCTTGTGGAAGTCCTACCTCCTCCAACTCATGTAAATGAAGATGAGACTTTAACCGTGTCTCATATGGACTCTGCAGCTCAGGCAATTACTCTAATGGAAGATTTCCCTCCTCCTATCTCTACTGAGCCAGCAATTGCAGACTCCAAGAAAGAATCAGAGTCTCTGGAGCTTTCAATCTCCATTCTTGACATTTCGATTCTATCAAGCCTCACTCAGGAGGAAGAACTTCAACAGTCCATTATAAATGTTGTCTTGCCAGACATAACTTCTCCTATCGTTGATAACCAGCTCCAAGAACAATCAACTGAAATGCCAACACCTCTTCAGATCATCAATCTAACTCATGATGATACTGCAATTGAGACAGAGATTCTTTCTCCAACTCTTGCAATAATTGTCCACTCGGTTCCTGACTCATCATCACATCAAGAAAAAGGAAAATAGAAAATTGAGATAACCTCCTCTGCACATTTATCTCCTCCTAAAGGACAGAAAAAAGAATTTTTGCACACTGATATTTCCACCAGTGAAAAAGATATGCCATCCTCAAAATCAGATCAAGAAGATGATTGGTTTTAGTTGCTCTCTCAAATGAAAATTTCAGTTTATacttttccaaaaaaaatcaacaaGATACTACCAGAAACGTTTCTTTTCTAAGACAGTCCATGAGTGCTGAACTGATCAAACTTCAAGAAAAACTTGCACTATTGGACAAAGTATTACTGGATTCCAGTCAACTGCAACAATCTCATCAGTCTCTTGAAATAAAAGTTGACAACTTGAATGGATTTGTTCAAAATTTCCACAACTCAGTTCAATCCAATCTTCATGGGATCTCCAAGCAACTGATAAACTTGACAAATCTTTCTCAGAATATCTTACGCACTCAGTTCGAAGCTCAAGCATTAGTTTGGTCTACATCGGCAGCTCATCCGCCATCTCGCCACTCTTCAATGCACAGATCATCATCCGATCGAAGATGACTCATTTTGTGTTGTTTCAATCTTCTTATGTTATCTACACTTGTATCTTCACCTCGTGATCTTTATTGTTAGTTTATCAAAAAAGGGGAAGATTTAGAAGAAATTGCAATTGAATATCCTTGACAAAGATCAGTTTATATTGAATATCAGTTTATTTTTTGCTATCTCAAAAgttttgataaacaccaaaaagggggaaattgttgggaaatttagttttggtgtTTAACAAATTACAAAGCCTAAAAGAAGGCTAAAC comes from Henckelia pumila isolate YLH828 chromosome 4, ASM3356847v2, whole genome shotgun sequence and encodes:
- the LOC140861641 gene encoding uncharacterized protein, coding for MTMRESKDLNKLELHDLFADLKAYEFELQTGEEDQSTSQLTKTLTAVKIESHAQPEKTSEQLSSDAMSLFVKKFGKVIRRNQEGSYKRSFQKKDALEEPRICFNCGKVGHFIDDCPKPNRDEQTSPERWKKKFEQRRSSRDAKYTSRNKHESLDARDSKAK
- the LOC140861642 gene encoding uncharacterized protein, which encodes MTSFSKISTFYKEDFDDWKIRMQAHLSSLDDDMWFVITDGPLTITKVNTAIALSGGSPQDIEKPRIECTAEDKKKANLDNVAKDILYKTLDKNTFSKIKTYKTGKEIWEKLIQFYEGNEQTKENKLFVAIQRFYTIKMKLGESMSEFDEIVSSIVIELNALGKTYPNREVILKVM